The following coding sequences are from one Microbacterium wangchenii window:
- the chvE gene encoding multiple monosaccharide ABC transporter substrate-binding protein produces the protein MKAKKVLLATIAAGALMLSACSGGGSGSGDSGGGDGGLIGVAMPTKSSERWIQDGNAVKETLEEQGFTVDLQYAEDDIPTQVSQIENMITKGAEALIVASIDGTTLSEVLQNAADADIPVIAYDRLIRDSENVDYYASFDNFLVGQQQAWSVLAGLGLSDLEGEPAADAPAGPFNIELFAGSLDDNNATFFWDGAMSVLEPLIDDGTLVVQSGQTDIEQAATLRWDGETAQSRMEDILTANYSDGTQVDAVLSPYDGISRGIISALTDAGYTVGEEWPVISGQDAEVDSVKAILSGEQYATIFKDTRELAKVAADMAVAVLEDEEPEVNDTETYENGVKVVPSYLLSPVPVVADNVEQSLVDTGYWTAEELGL, from the coding sequence GTGAAGGCGAAGAAGGTTCTTCTCGCAACGATCGCCGCCGGCGCGCTCATGCTCTCGGCCTGCAGCGGCGGGGGCAGCGGCAGCGGCGACAGCGGCGGCGGTGACGGCGGCCTCATCGGCGTCGCGATGCCCACCAAGAGCTCCGAGCGGTGGATCCAGGACGGCAACGCCGTCAAGGAGACGCTCGAGGAGCAGGGATTCACGGTCGACCTGCAGTACGCCGAGGACGACATCCCCACCCAGGTCTCGCAGATCGAGAACATGATCACGAAGGGTGCCGAGGCGCTCATCGTCGCCTCGATCGACGGCACGACGCTCTCGGAGGTGCTGCAGAACGCGGCCGACGCCGACATCCCCGTCATCGCCTACGACCGCCTCATCCGCGACTCGGAGAACGTCGACTACTACGCCTCGTTCGACAACTTCCTCGTCGGACAGCAGCAGGCGTGGTCGGTGCTCGCAGGCCTCGGCCTGTCCGACCTGGAAGGCGAACCCGCCGCCGACGCGCCGGCCGGGCCTTTCAACATCGAGCTGTTCGCCGGATCGCTCGACGACAACAACGCGACCTTCTTCTGGGACGGCGCCATGAGCGTGCTGGAGCCGCTCATCGACGACGGCACCCTCGTGGTGCAGTCGGGCCAGACCGACATCGAGCAGGCGGCAACGCTGCGCTGGGACGGCGAGACGGCCCAGAGCCGCATGGAGGACATCCTCACCGCCAACTACTCCGACGGCACGCAGGTCGACGCGGTGCTCTCCCCGTACGACGGCATCTCGCGCGGCATCATCTCCGCCCTCACCGACGCCGGCTACACCGTCGGCGAGGAATGGCCCGTCATCTCCGGTCAGGACGCCGAGGTCGACTCGGTCAAGGCGATCCTCTCGGGTGAGCAGTACGCGACGATCTTCAAGGACACCCGCGAGCTCGCGAAGGTCGCCGCCGACATGGCGGTCGCCGTCCTCGAAGACGAAGAGCCCGAGGTCAACGACACCGAGACGTACGAGAACGGCGTGAAGGTCGTGCCGTCCTACCTCCTGTCGCCGGTCCCGGTCGTCGCCGACAACGTCGAGCAGTCGCTGGTGGACACCGGCTACTGGACCGCCGAGGAGCTCGGCCTGTAA
- a CDS encoding L-ribulose-5-phosphate 4-epimerase codes for MPTTHSDGQDAYVVSARTEVAVARARAEVAALHGELVRYGLVVWTGGNVSARVPGAELFVIKPSGVSYDDLAPENMILCDLDGAVIPGTPGSDRSPSSDTAAHAYVYRNMPEVGGVVHTHSTFATAWAARGEEIPCVITAMADEFGGPIPVGPFAIIGDDSIGRGIVETLRGHRSRAVLMQNHGPFTIGSSARDAVKAAVMLEDVARTVHHARQGGELLPLPPEAIDRLFDRYQNVYGQQSHN; via the coding sequence ATGCCCACGACCCACTCCGATGGCCAGGATGCGTACGTCGTGAGCGCGCGCACCGAAGTGGCGGTCGCACGCGCACGCGCCGAGGTCGCAGCGCTGCACGGTGAGCTCGTCCGCTACGGCCTGGTCGTGTGGACCGGGGGCAACGTGTCCGCCCGCGTGCCCGGTGCCGAGCTCTTCGTGATCAAGCCGTCGGGGGTGTCGTACGACGACCTCGCCCCCGAGAACATGATCCTGTGCGATCTGGACGGCGCGGTGATCCCCGGAACGCCCGGCAGTGACCGGTCACCGTCGAGCGACACCGCCGCGCACGCCTACGTGTACCGCAACATGCCGGAGGTCGGCGGCGTCGTGCACACGCACTCCACCTTCGCCACGGCATGGGCCGCGCGCGGTGAGGAGATCCCGTGCGTGATCACCGCTATGGCGGATGAGTTCGGCGGGCCGATCCCGGTCGGCCCCTTCGCGATCATCGGCGACGACTCGATCGGCCGCGGAATCGTCGAGACCCTGCGCGGTCACCGCTCGCGCGCGGTCCTCATGCAGAATCACGGGCCGTTCACGATCGGCTCCAGTGCGCGCGATGCCGTCAAAGCGGCCGTGATGCTCGAAGACGTCGCCCGCACCGTCCACCACGCCCGGCAGGGCGGGGAGCTCCTCCCTCTCCCGCCCGAGGCGATCGACCGGCTCTTCGACCGTTACCAGAACGTCTACGGCCAGCAGTCGCACAACTGA